The genomic interval TGAGATCCTCGAAGGGCCGGCGCGTCCGCGACCGGTGCTGGCTTACTGCGTGGGTCATCGGTCGAGTTGGAAAACGGCCCGGACGCAGCCGTCCTGCTTGTTCTTAAACATCTCGTAGCCGTGGGGTCCTTGGTCCAGCGGCATGATGTGGGTGGCGAGGTGCTCGGTAGAGAGCTCGCCGTCGGCGATGTGCTGCAGGATCTGGGGGATGTAGCGATGGCCGTGCTGCTGGGCCCCGCGCACGGTCATGCTCTTGTTCATCATCGCGCCGAGCGGGAACTTGTCGACGAACCCGCCGAAGACTCCGAGGATGAAGAGGCTGCCGCCTTTGCGGCAGGCGTAGATCGCCTCTCGGAGGGCGGTGGGCCGGTCGGACTGCAGCCGCAACTGCTGCTTGACCTGGTCGTATACGTAAGCCGGGCCGGTTCCGTGCGCTTCCATCCCTACTGCCTCGATGACGACGTCCGGGCCGCGGCCGCCGGTGCGCTCCTTCAGTTCGGCCACGATGCTGTCCTCGGTGTAGTCCAAGGTGTCCGCACCGACGTGTTGCCGGACTTGGGCGAGGCGTTCGGGGAGCCGGTCGATGACGATGACCTGCTCGGCGCCCATCAGCATCGCGCCGCGGGCGGCCATCTGTCCGACCCCGCCGGCGCCCCACACCGCGACCGTGTCGCCCGGGGTGATGCCGGCGCCGTCGGCGCCGGTCCAGCCGGTCGGGGCGGCGTCGGAGGCGAACAGGGCCGCCAGGTCCGACACCCCGTCCGGTACGGCGAACGCACCCTGGTCGGCATAGGGGACCCGTACGTACTCGGCGTGGCTGCCGGCGAAACCGCCCAGCATGTGGCTGTAGGCGAAGCAGCCGCCGATGGCGCTGCCCCACATCCTCTCGCTCAGGCCCGGGTTGGGGTTTCCGTTGTCGCACAGTGAGTACAGCTCCTGGGAGCAGTACCAGCACTCCCCGCAGGCGATGAACGAGCAGACGGTGACGCGGTCGCCGACCTTGTGGTTGCGGACGTTCTTGCCGACCTCGGCGACCTCGCCCATGAACTCGTGACCGAGCACATCACCGGCGCGCATCGACGGGATGTACCCGCCGAGCAGGTGCAGGTCTGAGCCGCAGGTGGTGCTAAGTCGCACCTTGACGATGACGTCGTGGTCGTTGAGGATCTTCGGGTCCTCGACGGTCTCCACGGACGTCTTGTTGACGCCGGTCCAGCACAGCGCCTTCACAGCAGTCCCTCCCCGCCGGCGCGCCGGGTGACGACGTCGATGATCTTGCCGGTCGGGGTCGGCGGACGGCGGCCGTGCGGAGTGGGATCCACCCGCAGAACCTCCCCGACCTCGACCAGCTGCTTGGACTGACGCAACGCCGACCGGACCTGCTGGCGCGGATCGTGGCCGCTGACCCGGGCCCGCGCTGCACGCGGGGCGGTCGGCTCGGGCACCCGCAGCCGGGCGGCGAGCTCGGTGCCCTTTCCGCCGGGGGCCGGCCGGACCTGGACCTCGACGAGGTCGCCCAATCCCGCCAACGGACCGGGCATCTGCCCGTTCGGCATGACCTCATCCTGGCTGCGGTTGAGCGTGACGCTGCGCCAGCGCCCCGTGGACTCCTCGCCGGCGAATTCGGGCGTCGATTGAACAGCGCGGCGGGCGACGACCCCGCCGGCGGCTGCGCCGGCCAGGACCACAATGACCATTGCTCCTCTCATGTGCTACCTACCTCCAGGAGGGGTGCGGGTACCGAGGTGCCGGGTGTCGAGCTGCTAGTCAGCCTCGCCTGCGCCATGTGGCGTACCGGGCTGCTCACGAGCAGTTTCCGGCGTCGGTGGACTGGACAGTACTCCCACGGCGGAACAGAGGGAAGAGATCATCGGGTGAGCGGCTGGTGGCCAGGTTCCCGTCTCGGGCCGCCTCTTGGTCCACCACGTTCGCGCCGGTGTTGC from Brachybacterium huguangmaarense carries:
- a CDS encoding zinc-dependent alcohol dehydrogenase, encoding MKALCWTGVNKTSVETVEDPKILNDHDVIVKVRLSTTCGSDLHLLGGYIPSMRAGDVLGHEFMGEVAEVGKNVRNHKVGDRVTVCSFIACGECWYCSQELYSLCDNGNPNPGLSERMWGSAIGGCFAYSHMLGGFAGSHAEYVRVPYADQGAFAVPDGVSDLAALFASDAAPTGWTGADGAGITPGDTVAVWGAGGVGQMAARGAMLMGAEQVIVIDRLPERLAQVRQHVGADTLDYTEDSIVAELKERTGGRGPDVVIEAVGMEAHGTGPAYVYDQVKQQLRLQSDRPTALREAIYACRKGGSLFILGVFGGFVDKFPLGAMMNKSMTVRGAQQHGHRYIPQILQHIADGELSTEHLATHIMPLDQGPHGYEMFKNKQDGCVRAVFQLDR